Proteins from a genomic interval of Paenibacillus sp. FSL H8-0048:
- a CDS encoding SUMF1/EgtB/PvdO family nonheme iron enzyme yields the protein MEAWNRPRWGQLTVEEKMHTMQEVLKQLPAGFKWLRLERFERYGQSLETGVFLYEGSEYVFVPGDSVTLGRSEVHMYAKMSPVREAVIGPLLVQRQPVSAGWYECPLDRLDAEEDEDVFEAIEEFRQGPHTSYEYSQSFRLERDGDQVVVFLFDDSESFGEWRETELPEGFTLPTEDEWEYLYGAGVRTLFPWGDEIDTSMRLRHVSGSSEANAEDPYPLELPNAFGLCFPGDPYKKELVLTEGGITGKGGDGGSNLHGGQGVALGYLPTATAFRDPYESELEWEDLLDCLVYRRVVRL from the coding sequence ATGGAAGCATGGAACCGTCCCCGATGGGGGCAATTAACGGTTGAGGAGAAAATGCACACGATGCAGGAAGTACTTAAGCAGCTGCCCGCTGGTTTCAAGTGGCTGCGCTTAGAAAGGTTCGAACGTTACGGCCAGTCTCTGGAAACAGGGGTCTTCTTGTATGAGGGCAGTGAATATGTGTTCGTGCCGGGCGACTCGGTGACCCTGGGCCGTTCAGAAGTACATATGTATGCGAAGATGTCTCCTGTCCGCGAGGCTGTGATCGGGCCGTTGCTTGTCCAGCGCCAGCCTGTATCGGCAGGCTGGTATGAATGTCCGCTGGACCGGCTCGACGCGGAGGAAGACGAGGATGTATTCGAAGCGATCGAGGAGTTCCGTCAGGGACCGCACACCAGCTATGAGTACTCGCAGTCTTTCCGGCTGGAACGGGACGGTGATCAGGTCGTCGTGTTCCTGTTCGACGATAGCGAATCGTTCGGGGAATGGCGCGAAACGGAGCTGCCGGAGGGCTTCACCCTGCCGACTGAGGATGAATGGGAGTATCTGTACGGCGCAGGCGTCCGGACGCTGTTCCCGTGGGGCGACGAGATTGATACGTCCATGCGCCTGAGACATGTGTCCGGTTCAAGTGAGGCTAATGCTGAGGACCCGTATCCGCTGGAGCTGCCGAATGCGTTCGGCCTGTGCTTCCCTGGCGATCCCTATAAGAAGGAGCTGGTGCTCACTGAGGGCGGCATCACTGGTAAAGGCGGCGACGGCGGCAGCAATCTGCACGGCGGCCAGGGCGTTGCTCTGGGATATCTCCCAACCGCGACCGCTTTCCGCGATCCTTATGAGAGCGAGCTGGAATGGGAGGATCTGCTGGATTGCCTCGTGTACCGGCGGGTAGTGAGACTGTAG
- a CDS encoding sensor histidine kinase, producing MSVFLLLSFLIIYLLLHLLIWNNQKERLNLLLDAEVKQLQGPMYEELLQGQYQGPGNQAFTLSADQSFYVILNSEGNLLGSGEIQPGLKEQVLKLADSGTAGTTGKGLEIVELEQGPGPLHKGNDPKDSPQTAYLFGSRTFEHKGQPAGILYAGKDVTFQQQLFRWLLGVLAAIAAAFILLAAVFSRVMSRQAMVPVRRAYDRQKHFAADASHELRTPLSVLLSSIETLKLEDSINEQPFTRHVVDGMYSEVQRMTALTRDLLLLARSDAGLLEQDLRRFDLAPALARMLSGLSVLAEAKQILLELEAPAELPVKQDQEKLVQLMIILLENAIKFTPAGGSVILRAASIQKNGSPWLKLEVEDTGVGIPAEDLNRIFERFYRPDQSRSREAGGHGLGLAIAKELVDTLGGNIRAENCPGGGSIFRVELRG from the coding sequence ATGAGTGTTTTTCTGCTATTGTCCTTCCTGATCATCTATCTGCTTCTGCATCTCCTGATCTGGAATAACCAGAAGGAACGCCTTAACCTGCTGCTGGATGCCGAAGTCAAGCAACTGCAAGGGCCAATGTACGAAGAACTGCTGCAGGGGCAGTATCAGGGACCGGGTAACCAGGCTTTTACGCTCAGTGCGGATCAGTCGTTCTATGTGATCCTGAATTCGGAAGGCAATCTGCTGGGCAGCGGCGAGATTCAGCCGGGACTGAAGGAGCAGGTGCTGAAGCTTGCAGACTCCGGTACGGCGGGGACAACAGGGAAGGGACTAGAGATTGTGGAGCTGGAGCAAGGGCCAGGCCCGCTGCATAAGGGCAATGACCCCAAGGACAGCCCACAGACTGCTTATCTGTTCGGCAGCCGGACCTTCGAGCATAAGGGGCAGCCTGCTGGTATCCTGTATGCAGGCAAAGACGTTACCTTCCAGCAGCAGTTATTCCGCTGGCTGCTTGGCGTATTGGCCGCCATTGCCGCGGCATTCATCCTGCTGGCAGCCGTCTTCAGCCGGGTAATGTCGCGGCAGGCGATGGTTCCGGTCCGCCGGGCGTATGACCGGCAGAAGCACTTCGCGGCGGATGCCTCGCATGAGCTCCGCACGCCGCTGAGCGTGCTGCTGTCCTCCATCGAGACGCTGAAGCTGGAGGACAGCATCAATGAACAGCCGTTCACCCGTCATGTGGTGGACGGGATGTATTCCGAGGTCCAGCGGATGACCGCGCTGACCCGGGACCTGCTCCTGCTGGCCCGCAGTGATGCCGGGCTGCTGGAGCAGGACCTCCGGCGCTTCGACCTCGCGCCGGCTCTGGCCCGTATGCTCTCCGGCCTGAGCGTGCTGGCCGAAGCGAAGCAGATCCTGCTAGAGCTTGAAGCTCCGGCGGAGCTTCCGGTGAAACAGGATCAGGAGAAGCTGGTGCAGCTTATGATCATTCTGCTGGAGAATGCCATTAAGTTCACACCCGCAGGCGGCAGCGTGATTCTGCGGGCTGCGTCTATTCAGAAGAATGGCAGCCCTTGGCTGAAGCTGGAGGTGGAGGATACAGGCGTGGGTATTCCTGCGGAAGATCTGAACCGGATCTTCGAGCGGTTCTACCGCCCTGACCAGTCCCGTTCGCGGGAAGCCGGGGGCCACGGACTGGGCCTTGCCATTGCCAAGGAGCTGGTAGACACGCTTGGCGGCAACATTAGGGCTGAGAACTGCCCCGGCGGAGGCAGCATATTCCGTGTGGAGCTGCGGGGCTGA
- a CDS encoding response regulator transcription factor, whose amino-acid sequence MKILLAEDDIRLGELIVHMIKKKTGYTVEWVTSGDEAYDLASVSGYDVLVLDWMLPERDGREVCRQLRQDGYPGAILMLTARDSLEDRIRGLDAGADDYLVKPFEIDELLARLRALGRRTFLPLENDTCKIGELVLDRSSHRIAAAEQEVQLTPREYQLLDLLLKNQGTVLTREVILDRIWGMESEVTLKTIDATVKLLRKKLALLDGVQQHIQSIRGVGYSFEK is encoded by the coding sequence ATGAAGATCCTGCTCGCGGAAGACGATATCCGGCTGGGTGAACTTATTGTACATATGATTAAGAAGAAAACGGGATATACCGTTGAATGGGTCACTTCCGGGGATGAGGCCTATGATCTCGCCAGTGTCTCCGGCTATGATGTGCTGGTGCTGGACTGGATGCTGCCGGAGCGGGATGGCCGGGAGGTGTGCCGTCAGCTGCGGCAGGATGGCTACCCCGGGGCAATCCTGATGCTGACGGCAAGAGATTCGCTGGAGGACAGGATTCGCGGTCTTGATGCGGGCGCGGATGATTATCTGGTGAAGCCGTTCGAAATAGACGAATTGCTGGCGCGGCTCCGGGCCTTGGGGCGGCGGACCTTCCTCCCGCTGGAGAATGATACGTGCAAGATCGGTGAGCTGGTGCTGGACCGCAGCAGCCACCGGATTGCAGCAGCGGAGCAAGAGGTACAGCTTACGCCCAGAGAATATCAGCTCCTGGATCTGCTCCTGAAGAATCAGGGTACGGTGCTTACCCGCGAGGTGATCCTGGACCGGATCTGGGGGATGGAATCCGAGGTTACGCTGAAGACCATCGATGCTACGGTCAAGCTTCTCCGTAAGAAGCTGGCTCTTCTGGACGGGGTACAGCAGCATATACAGAGCATCCGGGGAGTGGGGTATAGCTTTGAAAAATAA
- a CDS encoding response regulator transcription factor has protein sequence MLIVDDEVFVRKGLIRILSECSPQFEICGEAENGEQALTLIEQLNPELVIADIRMPVLDGLGLIKKVKTELVQEPIFIILSGYADFSYAQQAFRYNVSDYILKPVDEQELTVALSKIAHMLNKKQLLSITREKPLVETVIESLLQTEPDDQVMGRIAYALELPLTSSYTYLIVEMQDQLPAGEVDYLPALKDSLLRYFRQEAQTLLLHVRTNNQYGVIVPGHWVDDPNPSPWGGYRAMLDALERELGASIALFVGRKVSHLKQIADSGASAEQCLQYRFAAGFEGIYMADKLLELPLYYFDIDEGLHSKLIYEVEANDNKGYSSTVDAIFTMFQERNFAPGAVTNTIRRSMIAIINIIRQLEGDENTLQWMHELLNWPLKYRNLNQLKQIFQQFIAEAAEYIAEKRGGKSEGNIEKIKKYIDGHYRENIYLKGIAADFDMNPVYLGQLFRKTYGVYFNEYLLTLRIEEAKRLLRQTKKRMYEIAELVGFQNADYFATQFEKLENMTPTDYRNMMIGQ, from the coding sequence GTGCTGATTGTAGATGATGAAGTTTTTGTGCGGAAGGGCTTGATCCGGATCTTAAGCGAATGCTCGCCGCAATTCGAAATTTGCGGTGAAGCCGAGAACGGGGAGCAAGCGCTTACCCTGATTGAACAATTGAACCCGGAGCTGGTAATTGCCGATATCCGTATGCCTGTGCTGGACGGGCTGGGACTGATCAAGAAAGTAAAGACGGAGCTTGTGCAGGAGCCTATTTTTATTATTTTGAGCGGATATGCCGACTTCTCGTATGCCCAGCAAGCCTTCCGGTACAATGTGTCCGATTATATCCTCAAGCCCGTTGACGAACAGGAGCTTACGGTTGCGCTCAGCAAAATCGCCCATATGCTGAACAAGAAGCAGCTCCTCTCCATCACCCGTGAAAAGCCTCTGGTCGAGACGGTCATCGAAAGCCTGCTGCAGACCGAACCCGATGATCAGGTCATGGGGCGGATCGCCTACGCGCTGGAGCTTCCTCTCACCTCTTCCTATACGTATCTCATCGTAGAAATGCAGGATCAGCTCCCCGCCGGAGAAGTCGATTACCTGCCTGCACTGAAGGACTCGCTGCTGCGTTATTTCCGCCAAGAGGCTCAGACTCTGCTCCTTCATGTACGTACGAACAATCAATACGGGGTGATCGTGCCCGGCCATTGGGTCGATGATCCTAATCCATCCCCATGGGGAGGCTACCGTGCGATGCTGGATGCACTGGAGCGGGAGCTTGGAGCAAGCATCGCTTTGTTTGTTGGCCGGAAGGTAAGCCATCTCAAGCAGATTGCAGACTCCGGGGCCAGTGCCGAGCAATGCCTCCAGTACCGTTTTGCCGCCGGCTTCGAAGGCATTTATATGGCGGACAAGCTGCTGGAGCTGCCCTTATACTATTTCGACATCGATGAAGGGTTGCACAGCAAGCTGATTTACGAGGTTGAAGCCAATGACAATAAGGGTTACAGCTCTACTGTCGACGCTATCTTCACCATGTTCCAAGAGCGCAACTTCGCCCCCGGGGCGGTGACGAACACGATCCGGCGCAGCATGATTGCCATCATCAATATTATCCGGCAGCTCGAAGGTGACGAGAATACACTGCAATGGATGCATGAGCTGCTTAACTGGCCGCTGAAATACCGCAATCTGAATCAGCTGAAGCAGATATTCCAGCAGTTTATCGCCGAAGCCGCAGAATATATCGCAGAGAAGCGCGGCGGCAAGAGCGAAGGCAATATTGAAAAAATCAAAAAATACATCGACGGGCATTACCGTGAAAATATCTACCTCAAGGGCATTGCCGCCGATTTCGATATGAACCCGGTCTATCTTGGACAGTTATTCCGCAAAACCTACGGAGTGTATTTCAATGAATACCTGCTGACCCTGCGGATTGAGGAGGCTAAGCGCCTGCTTCGGCAGACCAAGAAAAGGATGTACGAAATCGCGGAGCTGGTCGGCTTCCAGAATGCGGATTATTTTGCCACCCAGTTTGAAAAGCTTGAGAATATGACGCCAACCGATTATCGCAATATGATGATTGGGCAGTAA
- a CDS encoding sensor histidine kinase: protein MFNFRLNHMKLRSKLIVIYIVCVFIPIVLTNVMFYQVTTANIKNQKTADAEQAMNLLQAELRTVIEDAAGISYLYSIDRQLIQHLNTTYASSDYYVESLNAISNLFNRTDKENKVLSSSVIMTDNPTVLASAHIIKLEDSMRQQDWYKQISKFSNTHPHLYVTPDSISVIQRLTDRRLETYEHVLKIDLNMNYIRQILDLSSFSGDFYILDPSGQARFGRLSSGQPSGLITAAHTLTPTEIPKPKQAIVIDKTYQNNRYLSGWSIYGVLDETLILSDVRQSGQFILWFAGINFLVPTIVIMIMSRSIHTRIKNILKHMKSVKDKNFGLIPYHLERDEIGELTVEFNRMSKRIENLINDVYVAEIQKKELELRQRQAQLHALHSQINPHFLFNALETIRMRSMMKGETQTARTIQNMAKIFRKSIMWKSSFVTIREELELIESFLEIQKYRFDNKLEYHIEVDQSLLNIEIPKMAFLPYVENASIHGIENIAGIGYINIQIAQENGQIVFVIADNGVGMDQAKISELMHYLDDESAMGDSIGMKNVITRLRITYGESFTFSITSEPGAGTRILLRLPLENK from the coding sequence GTGTTCAACTTCCGTCTGAATCATATGAAGCTTAGAAGCAAGCTGATTGTCATCTACATTGTATGCGTGTTCATCCCGATCGTCTTGACCAATGTAATGTTCTATCAGGTTACTACCGCCAATATCAAGAATCAGAAGACAGCGGATGCCGAGCAGGCGATGAATCTGCTGCAGGCTGAGCTGAGGACTGTCATTGAGGATGCGGCAGGCATATCCTACCTCTACTCTATTGACCGGCAGCTGATTCAACATCTGAATACTACCTATGCTTCATCGGACTACTATGTGGAGTCGCTGAACGCCATATCGAATCTGTTCAACCGGACCGACAAGGAGAACAAGGTGCTGAGCTCCTCGGTGATTATGACCGACAATCCAACCGTCCTGGCCTCAGCCCATATCATTAAGCTGGAGGACAGTATGCGCCAGCAGGACTGGTATAAGCAGATCAGTAAGTTCAGCAACACCCACCCTCATCTCTATGTAACGCCCGATAGCATCAGCGTGATCCAGCGCCTTACCGACCGCAGGCTGGAAACCTACGAGCATGTGCTCAAAATCGACCTGAACATGAACTATATCCGGCAGATTCTGGATTTATCCAGCTTCAGCGGTGATTTCTATATACTTGACCCGTCGGGCCAGGCCCGCTTCGGCCGTCTCTCCAGCGGTCAGCCCAGCGGGCTGATTACCGCGGCGCATACCCTGACCCCAACTGAGATTCCCAAGCCTAAGCAGGCCATTGTGATCGACAAGACTTACCAGAATAACCGTTATCTCAGCGGCTGGTCGATTTACGGCGTCCTGGATGAGACCCTTATTTTGTCTGACGTCAGACAATCCGGGCAATTTATCCTCTGGTTCGCCGGTATTAACTTCCTGGTTCCTACCATCGTAATTATGATCATGTCCCGTTCGATCCACACGCGTATCAAGAACATCCTGAAGCATATGAAGTCTGTAAAAGACAAAAACTTCGGACTGATCCCCTACCACCTGGAGCGCGATGAGATTGGCGAGCTTACCGTCGAGTTCAACCGGATGAGTAAGCGCATTGAGAACCTGATCAATGATGTATATGTTGCAGAAATACAGAAGAAGGAGCTTGAGCTGCGGCAACGGCAGGCCCAGCTGCATGCGCTGCACAGCCAGATCAACCCTCACTTCCTGTTCAATGCACTGGAGACGATCCGAATGCGCAGTATGATGAAGGGCGAGACACAGACGGCCCGGACAATTCAGAACATGGCGAAGATTTTCCGCAAATCAATCATGTGGAAGAGCAGCTTCGTTACGATCCGCGAGGAGCTTGAATTAATTGAGAGCTTCCTGGAGATTCAGAAATACCGCTTCGACAACAAGCTTGAATATCACATCGAGGTGGACCAGTCACTGCTGAATATTGAAATTCCGAAGATGGCCTTCCTTCCCTATGTAGAGAACGCCAGTATTCACGGGATTGAGAATATAGCCGGCATCGGGTATATCAACATTCAGATCGCCCAGGAGAACGGGCAGATTGTCTTCGTCATTGCAGATAACGGCGTAGGCATGGACCAGGCCAAAATCAGTGAGCTTATGCATTATCTGGACGATGAGTCCGCCATGGGGGATTCAATCGGGATGAAGAATGTAATCACCCGGCTGAGGATCACCTACGGGGAATCGTTCACCTTCTCCATTACGAGCGAGCCCGGAGCGGGAACCCGCATTTTGCTGCGGCTGCCTCTGGAGAACAAATAA
- a CDS encoding ABC transporter substrate-binding protein, producing MRTKKWLQTGLAAVMASALLIAGCSGGNNGNKNSSSGNDGEVSTEPVTFTYFGFGANKDTMASDTTIGKKLQEQTGVDWKMEYVVGDGSTKSGVMIAGGDYPDVISPVGELAKLLDAGAYIPLNDLIEKYGPNIKRVYGDYMNKITNEDGNIYILPFTANVNGYLSPPDPSSTFWMQRRVLKEFGYPEVKTLDQYFDLIEKYQAKYPKVDGKDTIGFATFAGTAGEFFTITNQPMHLAGYPNEGGVLVDMESHEAKLYQGTEDEKRWLAKLNEMNGKGLVDPETFTANKDQYLAKLTSGRVLGYVNYSWQINDATNNLRSAGNDDLRYVALPIVFDEGIKDAYVDPPSFVNNRGLGISVSAKDPVRIIKYFDNLLTDENQKLVEWGIEGETYTKNAEGRMVMSEEQLTNRNDNDFKRKFGFAYFDYEWPRYGDNSVYDDGNAHVPFNQPEVAAINYTDGDKTLLEKYNLKTFSDFYAEPVERPWYPAWSIEKEPGSPEQLFSQRAGDLQQKYYPRMVLAAPGQFEKVWSEYLAEYNKLDAKGYEEFMTNKIKDRIDGKW from the coding sequence ATGCGTACAAAGAAATGGTTGCAAACCGGACTGGCTGCTGTTATGGCTTCAGCCCTCCTCATTGCCGGCTGCTCGGGCGGCAACAACGGGAACAAGAACAGTTCCAGCGGCAACGACGGCGAGGTAAGCACTGAGCCGGTAACGTTCACTTACTTCGGCTTCGGGGCCAACAAGGATACCATGGCCAGTGATACCACCATCGGTAAGAAGCTTCAGGAACAGACAGGTGTAGACTGGAAAATGGAATATGTAGTTGGCGATGGAAGCACCAAGTCCGGTGTTATGATTGCCGGAGGTGATTATCCGGATGTCATCTCTCCAGTCGGCGAGCTGGCCAAGCTGCTCGATGCCGGTGCATACATTCCGCTCAATGATCTGATTGAGAAGTATGGCCCTAATATCAAGCGTGTCTACGGCGATTATATGAACAAGATCACCAATGAAGACGGCAACATCTATATCCTTCCCTTCACTGCAAATGTAAACGGATACTTATCGCCGCCAGATCCAAGCAGTACCTTCTGGATGCAGAGACGCGTCCTTAAGGAATTCGGTTACCCGGAAGTGAAAACGCTTGACCAGTACTTTGACCTGATTGAGAAATACCAAGCTAAATACCCTAAGGTGGATGGTAAAGACACCATCGGCTTCGCTACCTTCGCCGGTACAGCCGGTGAATTCTTCACCATCACCAACCAACCGATGCATCTGGCCGGTTATCCGAATGAAGGCGGCGTCCTGGTGGACATGGAGTCTCATGAAGCCAAGCTGTATCAGGGAACCGAAGATGAGAAGCGCTGGCTGGCTAAATTGAACGAAATGAACGGCAAGGGTCTGGTTGACCCTGAGACGTTCACAGCGAACAAAGACCAGTATCTGGCTAAGCTGACCTCCGGCCGTGTACTCGGATATGTCAACTATTCCTGGCAGATCAACGACGCCACGAACAATCTGAGATCCGCCGGTAATGACGATCTGCGTTACGTTGCCCTTCCGATCGTATTTGACGAAGGCATCAAAGATGCTTATGTTGATCCTCCTTCCTTCGTGAACAACCGCGGGCTGGGTATCTCGGTCAGCGCAAAAGATCCGGTCCGCATCATCAAGTATTTTGACAACCTGCTGACCGATGAGAACCAGAAGCTTGTCGAGTGGGGCATTGAAGGCGAAACTTACACGAAGAACGCTGAAGGCCGTATGGTGATGAGCGAAGAACAGCTGACAAACCGCAACGACAATGATTTCAAACGTAAATTCGGCTTCGCATATTTCGATTATGAATGGCCGCGTTATGGCGATAATTCCGTGTATGATGACGGCAACGCCCACGTTCCGTTCAACCAGCCGGAAGTTGCAGCGATCAACTACACAGATGGCGACAAAACACTGCTGGAGAAATACAACCTGAAGACCTTCTCCGACTTCTATGCCGAGCCGGTAGAGCGTCCATGGTACCCTGCCTGGAGTATTGAGAAAGAACCGGGCTCCCCTGAGCAGCTCTTCAGCCAGAGAGCCGGCGATTTGCAGCAGAAGTACTATCCTCGTATGGTGCTTGCTGCCCCTGGCCAATTTGAAAAGGTCTGGAGTGAATACCTGGCCGAATACAACAAGCTCGATGCTAAGGGCTACGAAGAATTCATGACTAACAAGATCAAGGACCGCATCGACGGCAAATGGTAA
- a CDS encoding ABC transporter permease has translation MGKTAVQLAKSNNTGTSRFKTFFKELSKQKMLMLMSLPFLLWVIIFKYLPLWGWTIAFQKFKPAKDLFDQKWVGWDNFKFLFQEQQFYRVLRNTLVMSSINLVLGFVTAIVLALLLNELRNVFFKRTVQTISYLPYFISWVVAANIVQMALAPEGIINVLLVKAQLIDHPILWLGEGKYFWGILGVTEVWKNVGWNTIIYLAAITSIDPSQYEAAEIDGASRLQRMFYITLPGIKPVIVLILIMNLGHILESGFEAQYLLGNGMNLDYSENLDIFVLKYGMQMNNFGLATAAGMFKTLVSFIFLIAANNIAKRMGESRLY, from the coding sequence GTGGGAAAAACCGCTGTGCAGTTGGCAAAATCGAATAATACCGGTACTTCGCGCTTCAAAACCTTTTTTAAAGAGCTATCTAAACAGAAAATGCTGATGCTGATGTCATTGCCCTTTCTGTTATGGGTGATTATATTCAAATACCTCCCGCTATGGGGATGGACGATTGCTTTTCAGAAATTCAAGCCAGCCAAGGATCTGTTCGACCAGAAGTGGGTCGGCTGGGACAATTTCAAATTCCTGTTCCAGGAACAGCAGTTCTATCGCGTCCTTCGTAATACCCTGGTTATGAGCTCCATTAACCTGGTTCTCGGATTTGTAACAGCCATCGTACTGGCCCTGCTGCTGAATGAGCTGCGCAATGTGTTCTTCAAACGCACCGTGCAGACGATCAGTTACCTGCCTTACTTCATTTCCTGGGTCGTAGCGGCCAATATTGTACAAATGGCACTGGCACCGGAAGGGATTATCAATGTGCTGCTGGTCAAAGCGCAGCTTATTGATCATCCAATTCTGTGGCTGGGCGAAGGTAAGTACTTCTGGGGAATACTCGGGGTAACGGAGGTCTGGAAGAATGTCGGCTGGAATACTATCATCTATCTGGCAGCCATCACCTCCATCGACCCTTCTCAATATGAAGCGGCTGAGATTGACGGGGCATCCCGTCTGCAAAGAATGTTCTATATTACCCTGCCGGGTATCAAGCCGGTTATCGTACTGATTCTGATCATGAACCTCGGCCATATTCTGGAGTCCGGCTTCGAGGCACAGTACCTGTTAGGTAACGGGATGAACCTCGACTATTCGGAGAATCTGGATATCTTCGTCCTGAAGTACGGGATGCAGATGAATAACTTCGGGTTAGCCACCGCAGCAGGTATGTTCAAAACGCTGGTCAGCTTCATCTTCTTGATTGCAGCCAATAATATCGCCAAGCGTATGGGCGAAAGCAGATTGTACTAG
- a CDS encoding carbohydrate ABC transporter permease, with the protein MAKSKTNSYRNSSLGDRIFDICNTIFMILLVIVTLYPFLNMFALSFNEANDSVRGDIYIWPREWTLRNFEYVFSESNIFFSTFVSAARTVIGTVVSVFCTAMLAYTVSRPEYKLKKFVSVTFIFTMYFSGGLIPGYLLIKELNMLNSFWVYIIPGIIGVFNMIVIRSFIEALPEGLMESAKIDGAGDFITFSRIVLPLTVPALATVSLFVAVYQWNSWFDVFLYNSSTPSLSTLQYELMKMLSTSNTAMSSSSAADAFANAQGNKSTVTPTSIRATMTIVASVPIIIVYPFLQKYFVKGMVVGGVKG; encoded by the coding sequence ATGGCTAAATCCAAAACCAATTCATACCGGAATTCTTCTCTTGGTGACCGAATCTTCGATATATGCAATACGATCTTCATGATTCTCTTGGTCATTGTTACCCTCTATCCGTTCCTGAATATGTTTGCTCTATCATTCAATGAAGCGAATGACTCTGTCCGCGGGGATATTTATATCTGGCCTCGTGAATGGACGCTGCGCAACTTCGAGTATGTATTCAGTGAATCCAACATCTTCTTTTCAACGTTTGTTTCTGCAGCACGGACGGTAATCGGCACTGTGGTCTCCGTATTCTGTACAGCGATGCTGGCCTATACGGTAAGCCGTCCGGAATATAAGCTGAAGAAGTTTGTGTCCGTCACGTTTATTTTCACCATGTACTTCAGCGGCGGTCTGATTCCAGGCTACCTGCTGATCAAAGAGCTGAACATGCTGAACAGCTTCTGGGTCTATATCATTCCGGGCATCATCGGCGTATTTAATATGATCGTCATCCGCTCCTTCATTGAGGCACTGCCTGAGGGACTGATGGAATCGGCCAAAATCGACGGCGCAGGCGACTTCATCACCTTCTCGCGCATTGTGCTTCCGCTGACCGTGCCGGCGCTGGCTACCGTCTCCCTGTTCGTGGCGGTCTATCAGTGGAATTCCTGGTTTGACGTCTTCCTGTACAATTCCTCCACGCCAAGCCTGAGCACACTGCAATATGAGCTGATGAAGATGCTGTCAACATCCAACACCGCGATGTCCAGTTCCTCAGCAGCCGATGCCTTTGCGAACGCGCAGGGCAACAAATCGACCGTTACACCGACCTCTATCCGTGCTACGATGACCATTGTGGCCAGTGTGCCGATTATCATCGTCTATCCGTTCCTGCAGAAGTATTTCGTCAAAGGGATGGTTGTCGGCGGGGTCAAAGGCTAA
- a CDS encoding helix-turn-helix transcriptional regulator, with protein sequence MDDNERRLALGNFLRKARSSISPQDIGLSSGGRRRTQGLRREEVAQLASIGLSWYTRLEQGRDISPSVGVLESLALALKLTPNERRHLFLLSGESLPPQLAAAEEKISPYVQKMLDEFNPNPAYVIGRRYDFLAWNTAAEAVFTISRPSPPHDYNLMWRQFTDPVWREGSEDWEMVSRRIVAEFQTSRARYLEDASFSQLIADLKKVSSDFARMWQGHEAPSSLDGYKKLLHPALGVMEFEQINLQFPNDPDQRIMLYLPDTATKARLEQNLMASTSNQVETALPSF encoded by the coding sequence TTGGATGATAATGAACGCCGTTTAGCCTTGGGGAATTTTTTGCGAAAAGCAAGATCTTCAATCTCGCCGCAAGATATCGGATTGTCTTCCGGGGGCCGCCGCCGGACACAAGGCTTACGCCGCGAAGAAGTTGCTCAACTCGCCAGTATAGGTCTTTCATGGTACACGCGGCTTGAGCAGGGGCGTGATATAAGCCCTTCAGTCGGTGTACTGGAGAGTCTTGCTTTGGCACTTAAGCTAACGCCCAATGAGCGCCGGCATCTTTTTCTGCTGTCAGGAGAGTCACTACCGCCTCAACTGGCCGCTGCTGAGGAGAAGATCAGCCCGTATGTTCAGAAGATGCTGGACGAATTCAATCCGAATCCTGCTTATGTCATCGGGAGGAGGTATGATTTTCTGGCCTGGAATACAGCGGCGGAAGCTGTATTTACGATTAGCCGGCCGTCACCGCCGCATGATTACAATTTGATGTGGCGCCAGTTCACTGACCCTGTCTGGAGAGAAGGTTCAGAGGATTGGGAAATGGTCTCCCGGAGAATTGTAGCTGAGTTCCAGACATCGAGAGCCCGTTATTTGGAGGATGCTTCATTTAGCCAATTAATTGCTGATCTTAAGAAGGTAAGCTCCGATTTCGCAAGGATGTGGCAGGGGCACGAGGCGCCGAGTAGTCTTGACGGCTACAAGAAACTGCTTCACCCTGCACTTGGAGTGATGGAGTTTGAACAAATTAACCTCCAGTTCCCCAATGACCCGGACCAGCGGATTATGCTATATTTGCCGGATACGGCAACGAAAGCCCGCTTGGAGCAGAATTTGATGGCGAGCACAAGCAATCAAGTGGAAACGGCTTTGCCGTCCTTTTAA